One region of Turicibacter bilis genomic DNA includes:
- the cls gene encoding cardiolipin synthase encodes MIAWIIALSLMVIQVLNLCTILVMIFRRRDEPIYIIAWTMIMTFIPFIGFLLYLLFGHGPIIKEKRTFLDAIEEQYYQQAVDSQLEMMDSVSTIQSSYMSLIKFNLNYNRSILTRRNTLEYFSDANDKYERLLSDIEQAQDTINVLYFIIRGDESGKALIKALAKKAREGVKVRLVYDDGGSFMTPSSVFKPLKEAGGIVVKHYPAKFKIFTLNWNYRNHRKIVVIDGTIAYLGGMNIGDEYLSKNPKFTPWRDAHLRVKGGIVQLLQLRFFKDYAAVIEDISDLNEVESNIERYFRSVSLDEDETFMQLVCDGPDQKTDHMRAAYIKLIMTAKKSIWIQSPYFIPDSEFLHVLKIAAHSGIDVKIMIPVIPDNHFVHRTTTSYIKELLEAGIEVYFYEGFLHSKIIIIDQEMATVGSVNMDVRSFSINFELAAFIYNDTMAKQLVEQFKLDQKDCRRLDFEYEKSKSWFMKAEESVYRLLSMLM; translated from the coding sequence ATGATTGCTTGGATTATTGCGTTATCACTTATGGTGATACAAGTTCTTAACTTATGTACGATTTTAGTTATGATTTTTCGTCGAAGAGATGAACCTATTTATATTATTGCATGGACAATGATTATGACGTTTATTCCGTTTATCGGTTTCTTATTGTACCTTTTATTTGGACATGGACCGATTATTAAAGAAAAGCGAACATTTTTAGATGCGATAGAAGAACAATACTATCAACAAGCCGTTGATTCACAACTTGAAATGATGGATTCGGTGTCAACAATACAATCATCCTATATGTCTTTAATAAAATTTAACTTAAATTATAATCGTAGCATTTTAACACGCCGTAATACGCTAGAGTATTTTAGTGATGCGAATGATAAATATGAACGTTTACTATCCGATATTGAACAGGCGCAGGATACGATTAACGTCCTGTATTTTATTATTCGTGGTGATGAAAGTGGAAAAGCTTTAATTAAGGCTTTAGCTAAAAAAGCTCGTGAAGGTGTTAAAGTTCGCTTAGTTTATGATGATGGAGGAAGTTTTATGACACCTTCATCAGTTTTTAAACCTTTAAAGGAAGCTGGAGGAATTGTTGTCAAACATTATCCCGCTAAATTTAAGATCTTTACATTAAATTGGAATTATCGAAATCATCGAAAAATTGTCGTGATTGATGGAACCATTGCCTATTTAGGAGGAATGAATATTGGTGATGAATATTTATCGAAAAATCCTAAATTTACGCCTTGGCGTGATGCGCATCTGCGAGTCAAAGGGGGAATTGTCCAATTGTTACAGCTGCGCTTTTTTAAAGATTATGCGGCTGTCATTGAAGATATCTCTGATTTAAATGAGGTAGAATCAAATATTGAGCGTTATTTCCGCTCGGTTTCATTGGATGAAGATGAGACGTTTATGCAACTGGTTTGTGATGGGCCTGACCAAAAAACAGATCATATGCGTGCTGCCTATATTAAATTAATTATGACGGCAAAAAAAAGTATCTGGATTCAATCACCTTATTTTATTCCAGATAGTGAATTTTTACATGTTTTAAAAATAGCTGCCCATTCAGGAATTGATGTTAAAATTATGATTCCCGTGATTCCGGATAATCATTTTGTTCATCGAACGACAACATCGTATATCAAAGAGTTACTCGAAGCGGGAATTGAGGTATACTTTTACGAAGGATTCTTACATTCGAAAATTATTATCATTGATCAAGAAATGGCAACGGTAGGTTCAGTTAATATGGACGTTCGTAGTTTTAGTATTAATTTTGAATTAGCTGCTTTTATTTATAATGATACGATGGCTAAACAATTAGTGGAGCAGTTTAAATTAGATCAAAAAGATTGTCGTCGCTTAGACTTTGAATACGAAAAAAGTAAATCATGGTTTATGAAAGCAGAAGAATCTGTTTATCGACTACTTTCAATGTTAATGTAA
- a CDS encoding aromatic acid exporter family protein: protein MKHKLGMRTIKTAIGATIAILMAQSLGLKYALSAGIITVLSVQNTKKKSLEIALLRLNSTLLALGISCILFLLVGFHPVAFGIYLLIFIPIAAHFKLSDGIVVSSVLVTHLLGEGYVNLSLLINELMLMFIGAGIALIFNLYMPKMIHQIKKDQDDIEEHLRTVLFCLANTTRSQSVSIDEEALFLSLANRLEVARLRAEQNRQNYLFDEMTYYAQYMEMRTMQYHVLTNMRQTLGKVVMTLEQSIMLADLTEHIAMSLHEFNTADDLIKKTKAVLTSCRNQELPKTREEFENRAMLFQYLNDVMHLLEIKRQFIANLTDEQVRKFNPYALEEAIN from the coding sequence ATGAAACATAAATTAGGTATGCGTACGATTAAAACGGCAATTGGTGCGACCATTGCAATTTTAATGGCCCAGTCATTAGGGTTAAAATACGCCTTATCAGCAGGGATTATTACCGTCTTAAGTGTTCAAAATACCAAGAAAAAATCATTAGAAATTGCTCTTTTACGATTAAATTCGACGCTGCTTGCGTTAGGAATTAGTTGTATTTTATTTTTGTTAGTAGGGTTTCATCCAGTTGCCTTTGGTATCTACTTATTAATTTTTATTCCAATAGCTGCTCATTTTAAATTAAGCGATGGGATTGTTGTGAGTTCGGTTTTAGTTACCCATTTACTAGGTGAGGGGTATGTTAATTTGTCGCTCTTAATCAATGAATTGATGCTGATGTTCATTGGAGCAGGAATCGCCTTAATTTTTAACTTATATATGCCAAAAATGATACATCAAATTAAGAAGGATCAAGATGACATTGAGGAACATTTACGTACTGTTTTATTTTGTTTAGCGAATACGACGAGAAGTCAATCGGTGTCAATTGACGAAGAAGCTTTATTTTTATCATTAGCCAATCGTTTAGAAGTAGCACGGCTTCGCGCAGAACAAAATCGTCAAAATTACTTATTTGATGAGATGACGTATTACGCACAGTATATGGAGATGCGCACGATGCAATATCACGTCTTAACGAATATGCGACAAACGCTTGGAAAAGTAGTCATGACACTTGAACAGTCAATCATGCTAGCTGATTTAACTGAACATATAGCAATGAGTTTACATGAATTCAATACAGCAGATGACTTGATTAAAAAGACAAAAGCAGTCTTAACGAGTTGTCGAAATCAAGAGTTACCAAAAACTCGTGAAGAGTTTGAAAATCGTGCGATGCTATTTCAATATTTGAATGATGTGATGCATTTGCTTGAAATTAAACGCCAATTTATTGCGAATTTAACAGATGAACAAGTTCGAAAATTTAATCCGTATGCGCTTGAAGAAGCTATCAATTAA
- a CDS encoding DEAD/DEAH box helicase: MSLSFETLNLSPSLIEGLAKQNITTPTTIQAEAIPVILSRQDVIAQSHTGSGKTLAFVTPLFQLIDSSKREMQVLILAPTHELVMQIDAQIKLLAANSGEPVTSTTIIGGANIEKQIKKLKEKPHFIVGSAGRILELIKKKKITAHTIKTIVLDEADSLLDNTNTKTIQDIIKTTLRDRQLCLFSASISDNTLELAKSLMKEPVVLKTAETVEMNPNIEHFYLKGDRRDKFELLRKLIVAEEPQRALIFVNQNDSMQEIAEKLNYHQKETFMMRGNIKKEERKRALDAFRSGKIKLLISSDLTARGLDIPEVTHIIHLDCPSNPNEYLHRAGRTARGHASGKSICIVTDKDLSTLKKYQKKFKIHFEEMKVSHGKFISAASN; the protein is encoded by the coding sequence ATGTCTTTATCATTTGAAACTCTTAATCTAAGTCCTTCATTAATTGAAGGTTTAGCCAAACAAAACATTACAACACCGACAACGATTCAAGCGGAAGCTATTCCCGTTATTTTATCACGTCAAGATGTGATTGCACAATCACATACGGGAAGTGGGAAAACATTAGCTTTTGTCACGCCACTTTTCCAACTGATTGATAGTAGTAAACGTGAAATGCAAGTTTTAATTTTAGCTCCCACTCACGAATTAGTCATGCAAATTGATGCTCAGATTAAATTACTAGCTGCTAATTCAGGTGAACCCGTCACATCAACGACAATTATTGGGGGAGCAAACATTGAAAAACAAATTAAAAAGCTTAAAGAAAAACCTCACTTCATCGTCGGTTCAGCAGGACGTATTCTTGAATTAATCAAAAAGAAAAAAATTACAGCCCATACGATTAAAACAATTGTCTTAGATGAAGCGGACAGCTTATTAGATAATACGAATACGAAAACGATTCAAGATATCATTAAAACAACATTACGCGATCGACAATTATGTCTATTCTCTGCTTCAATTAGTGATAATACTTTAGAATTAGCCAAATCATTGATGAAAGAGCCGGTGGTTTTAAAAACAGCTGAGACAGTAGAAATGAATCCTAATATTGAGCACTTCTACTTAAAAGGTGATCGACGTGATAAATTTGAATTACTACGTAAATTAATTGTCGCTGAAGAACCACAACGTGCTTTAATCTTTGTTAATCAAAATGATTCAATGCAAGAAATTGCAGAAAAATTAAATTATCACCAAAAAGAAACATTTATGATGCGTGGAAACATTAAGAAAGAAGAACGCAAACGCGCCTTAGATGCCTTCCGTAGTGGAAAAATTAAATTATTAATTTCATCAGATTTAACCGCTCGTGGTCTAGATATTCCTGAAGTGACACATATCATTCATTTAGATTGTCCATCAAATCCAAATGAATATTTACATCGTGCTGGACGTACAGCTCGCGGACACGCCTCAGGTAAATCAATTTGTATCGTAACAGATAAAGATTTAAGTACGTTAAAAAAATATCAAAAGAAATTTAAGATTCATTTTGAAGAAATGAAAGTAAGCCATGGAAAGTTTATTTCAGCTGCTTCAAATTAA
- a CDS encoding DUF503 domain-containing protein gives MKIGCLEIKLGAPWVHSLKEKRMIVRSLVAKIRNTFNVSVHEIDDHDVHQQIVLGITTGSNSTAQLQSVLDQVVNFIESNYEVSIDEIQIDIL, from the coding sequence ATGAAAATTGGTTGTTTAGAAATTAAATTAGGTGCACCTTGGGTCCATAGTTTAAAGGAAAAGCGAATGATTGTAAGAAGTTTAGTGGCTAAAATTCGAAATACGTTCAATGTTTCGGTTCATGAAATCGATGATCATGATGTTCATCAACAGATTGTTTTAGGCATTACGACCGGTTCGAATTCAACGGCACAGCTTCAATCTGTTTTGGATCAGGTCGTTAACTTTATTGAATCGAATTATGAGGTAAGTATCGATGAAATACAAATTGATATTTTATAA
- a CDS encoding AI-2E family transporter, translating into MNRMNNISLSFFKGLLFVGMAYILIKVIDHYEVLFNGINGMLATIWPFLLAFVLAYVFNPIIVFLEKKFKCQRTVSIAMTYIGLLLFCYLGASFLFPVIYQSSKDLVSQIPVYASEIQSWLTNWTSQFKQIDVGDLAAIQDQILRIIPKLTDVLTNFLTSVIGATYHALMGTSNVLLAFIISIYVLLEKEKFSSITRKLVGIICRPKLATHVFHMAHLFHSNIGKYLIGKSIDSLFVGICAVVGLSLMGAKYALLLGVIFGITNMIPFIGPIFGTLIAVGINFFYSPFVALMILVFLLIVQQVETLIIDPKVVGQKMGLNPFLTLLAVTIGGKFMGIIGMILGVPIMGVIKLYFTQFINQEYEKLYLSPQKQKEESLEEAV; encoded by the coding sequence ATGAATCGAATGAATAACATCTCTCTCTCTTTTTTTAAGGGATTATTGTTTGTTGGAATGGCTTATATTTTGATTAAAGTCATTGATCATTATGAAGTTTTATTTAATGGGATCAATGGAATGTTGGCAACCATTTGGCCCTTTTTGCTTGCCTTTGTTTTGGCTTATGTTTTTAATCCCATCATTGTGTTTTTAGAAAAGAAGTTTAAGTGTCAGCGAACAGTAAGTATTGCGATGACGTATATCGGCTTATTGCTTTTTTGCTATCTTGGCGCGAGTTTTTTATTTCCAGTTATCTATCAAAGTTCAAAAGATTTAGTTTCACAAATTCCTGTCTATGCGAGTGAGATTCAGAGTTGGCTAACTAACTGGACAAGTCAGTTTAAACAGATAGATGTTGGTGATTTAGCTGCGATTCAGGATCAAATCTTAAGAATTATTCCGAAATTAACGGATGTTTTAACGAACTTCTTAACGTCTGTTATTGGGGCAACATATCATGCGCTCATGGGGACAAGTAACGTTTTATTAGCATTTATTATTAGTATTTATGTGTTGCTTGAAAAAGAAAAGTTTAGTTCAATCACAAGAAAATTAGTTGGTATTATCTGTCGACCTAAGCTAGCGACGCATGTTTTTCATATGGCTCACTTATTTCATTCAAACATTGGTAAGTATTTAATAGGGAAATCGATTGATTCTTTATTTGTTGGGATTTGTGCGGTGGTTGGTTTATCTTTAATGGGAGCCAAATATGCGCTGTTACTCGGTGTTATTTTTGGAATTACGAATATGATTCCTTTTATTGGACCTATTTTCGGGACATTGATTGCGGTTGGAATTAACTTTTTTTATAGTCCTTTCGTGGCTTTAATGATACTCGTCTTTTTGTTAATTGTTCAACAGGTAGAAACTTTAATTATTGACCCTAAAGTTGTCGGACAAAAGATGGGACTTAACCCCTTTCTTACGCTATTAGCTGTGACGATCGGTGGAAAATTTATGGGAATCATCGGAATGATTTTAGGTGTACCCATCATGGGGGTGATTAAGCTTTATTTCACTCAATTTATTAATCAAGAGTATGAGAAGTTATATCTGTCCCCTCAAAAACAAAAAGAGGAATCGCTTGAAGAAGCAGTATAA